A stretch of DNA from Acinetobacter sp. C26M:
GCAGATCACAACTCATTTTCGTATTGTTTCAACCAGACAATTCAAAAAAATCAAGATTGATCCATTTTTGAATCGAGATAACGCAGCAATTGTCCGCTAAAGAATCGTTTCGCAATAACTTATTTCTCAGCTAAATGCTTCACCATAGCAAGTCCCTGATCGAAGCCTTTATTCATAAACTCTACATGCTCTGGTTGAATATCGACCTCCACATGTAATTGCGTTTCACCATTAAAATCAAACAGCATATATTTTTCCAAAGCACCTGCCCAAGACTTTACAGCCTCACTTTCTAGATCCTCCTTGCCGTTCTCAATCATCCCAAGATGCTTAAAAACAATCTCTTTGGGTTCATCTATGCTTTCAATGGTAGAGATCATGCCATTGCCTTTGCCATCTCCGAAATAGGTTTTACCACCCACTTTCCAATCCGTGGTCATAGTCGAATCGCAGGCAAAGAATTTTGTCCATGCTTGATAGCTTTCTGGTGTCCACAGAACTTCCCAAACTTTCTCAGGGGTTGCATAAATTTTTATATTATAAGATAAGGTTTCCATGTTTTATTCTCCTTGATCATTGTTTTCATCATCATATCTTGATTCTGAATGTTTGTTTTTTATACACACTATATTTATACATTTCGGCTTTTTTTAATTGTATAAGCGTTATATTTTTACAAAAAATTAGAGTAATTGCTCAAATAACAATACTTTCAGATAGAATTGCCATATCACTTTTTGAATAAATGATTAAACTCTTGCATTTACTTTACTTAAATGTCGTTCTGCGTAAAAATCTAACTCCCGATTAGCATAAGTTAGTTCCTATTGCAGCGATCATAGCGACATTACGGAATAGTTTTACTGAAAGGCAACTTGAACATACCTATCAGTTTGGAGAGTCACATGAAAAAATATCAATGTATCGTTTGTGGTTGGATTTACGACGAAGCAGAAGGTTGGCCACAAGACGGCATTGCAGCAGGGACCAAATGGGAAGACATCCCAGATGATTGGACTTGCCCAGATTGCGGCGTTTCAAAAGCTGATTTTGAAATGATTGAAATCTAAATAGATCGAGAAGGCCGTGACAATGATCATGGTCTTTTTTTTGCTATTGTTTGTTTTTAAATAAGAAAATACTGGAGAATAGAATGCATCCTATCGTTATCATCGGATCGGGCATGGCAGGTTACACCGTAGCACGAGAGTTTCGTAAACTAAGTCCTGAACAAGAACTGGTTATGATCTGTGCAGATGATGCGGTAAATTATGCAAAACCAACATTATCTAATGCCTTTGCAGGGAATAAAGCACCAGAACAAATCGCTTTAGGCGATGCGACAAAGATGGCAACTCAATTGAATATGCGCATTGATGCAGACACATGGGTGAAAGCAATCAATGCCGAAAGCCATGAGCTTACATTAGAAAAAAATGGGCAAACAATTACTCAACCTTATTCAAAGTTAGTATTGGCTGTCGGTGCAAACCCTATCCGTTTAGCGATTGCTGGTGATGGTAGTGATGACATTCATGTCGTGAACTCATTGGTCGACTATCGTATCTTCCGTGAAAATCTTGCCAAGCGTAAAGACAAACGCGTGGTTATTCTTGGTGCAGGTCTGATTGGCTGTGAATTTGCCAATGACTTATTGCATAGCCAATATGACGTTACTGTGATTGACTTAGCCCCTCAGCCACTCGGTCGCTTATTGCCAAACCATGTCGCTGAAGCCTTTAAGACTAATTTAGAACAAGCAGGCATTAAATTTGCACTCTCCACCACCGTGGAAAAAGTAACCAAGATTAATAATGGTGAAGACTACGAAGTCACCTTAGCTAATGGTAAAACACTGGTCGCTGATATTGTGCTTTCTGCAATTGGCTTACAACCGAATATTTCTTTAGCAAAAGCAGCAGACATTCAAACCAGTCGTGGCATTATTACCAACACCCTTTTAGAAACCAATCAAGCGGATATCTATGCCGTCGGTGACTGCGCAGAAGTGAATGGCACTTTATTGCCATATGTGATGCCAATTATGCAGCAAGCACGCGCTTTAGCAAAAACGCTCAGTGGTCAAAGCACAGCGGTACACTACCCTGCTATGCCAGTTGCAGTAAAAACACCTGCTGCGCCATTGACGGTTTTACCTGCACCGCTTAATGTGGATGTGAACTGGGAAACTGAAGAGTTTGATGACGGTATGCTTGCCAAAGCGGCTGATGGTGAAGGAACCTTGAGAGGTTTTGTACTGTTAGGCGCAACTGCAGGAAAACAACGTTTAACGCTCACCAAGCTGGTTCCAGACTTGATTCCAGCGCAAGTTTAAGGTTTAAATACGAGAGTTTGTTGAGAAAAGAATTTCCTCCAAACTCTCTACGCAATAAGAAGAATTCAATTTGGAACGAAGATCATGAACAGTGCCCTCCAATTTAACGTGTCACCATATGCTTCTTTTATGCAGGAAACCAAAGTTACTTTGGGCAATGGCATTGAACTACATGTTGAAATGGGCGGGAATCCTGAGCATCCAACCATCTTATTGATCATGGGTTTAGGTGCACAAATGCTGTTTTGGCCTGATTTTTTCTGTAAGGCATTAATCGATCAAGGTTTCCGTGTAGTTCGCTTTGATAATCGTGATATTGGTTTATCTTCAAAAATTCGGAATAAAGGCAAACGGCTCAATACCATGAAACTAATGAGCCGCTTCATGTTCGGTCTTCGCAATGAAGGTGCACCTTATACCTTATATGATATGGCCGATGACGTGGCGATGCTGATTGATCAATTAGGTATTGAGAAAGCCTATATTATTGGTGCCTCAATGGGCGGAATGATTTCACAGATTGTTGCTGCGAAATATCCAGAAAAAGTAGAAAAAATCGGTTTGCTATTTACGAGTAACAATCAACCGTTTTTACCTCCGCCTTTTCCAAAGCAGCTTTTCAGTTTATTAGGTAAACCTGAAGGGCATGATGAAGAAACAATTATTAATCACAGTTTAAATGTTTTCCGTATTATCGGTTCGCCTGGTTATGTCAATCCAGTCGAATCAATTCAAACCATCCGCAAATTATATCGACGTAGTTTTTATCCAGCGGGTGTACTTCAACAATTTTTAGCAATATTATGTACAGGTTCTTTGTTACCATTGAACAAGACGATTACTCAGCCGACTTTGGTTGTACACGGTTCAAAAGATCGCCTGTTACCACCGAGTCACGGGAAAGCTGTTGCAAAAGCAATTTCTGGTGCTAAGTTTGAATTAATTCAAGGAATGGGGCATGATATTCCTGCACATTTCATTCCACAACTTAGTGGTTTGTTCGCTCACCACTTTAGATCATCACACTAGGACTCTATGGCTGCATTACCCTCATTAAGACAGCTATCATATTTAGTTACGTTGTCAGAAACTTTACATTTTACTGAAGCAGCGCGTCGTTCCTTTGTCACCCAGTCAACATTGTCTGGTGGCATCATGGAATTAGAGCGTTTATTAGGTGGCGTCTTAGTTGAGCGTGATCGTCAAAACGTCCGTTTAACCCCATTAGGTGAGCAAGTGGTGGCGCGAGCACGAGTGTTGCTTGCTGATGCACAAGACCTGATGCGTTTAAGTCGAGAGATGAGTGAACCATTAACAGGTGATTTACATCTCGGTATTATTCCAACAATTGCACCTTTCATTCTGACTCAACTCTTAGATGAAGTTCATCAGCAATTGCCAAAAATCCAACTACATTTACATGAAGCGCAAAGCGAAAAGATTGTAGAGAAGTTGGAACATGGTAATTTAGACATGATTGTACTTGCGCTTCCGTTTGATACGCGCAGTCTAAAAGTTTCAGAAATTGCCAAAGAGAACCTCTTCCTTGTTTATAACAAGAAAGATACCAATGCTGCCAATGCCAACTCATTAGATGATTTAGATTTATCTCGTTTAATGTTACTCGAGGAAGGACATTGCTTACGTGACCATGCTTTAAGCGCCTGCCCTGTGGGTGAGCGTAAAAATGATCATCGCTTAAAAGCAAGTTCATTACCAACGCTGGTTGAAATGGTATCGTCTGATTTAGGCTTTACTCTTTTACCTGAGATCGCGCTTAAAAATAGCATGATTCATTTCAATGAAGATATTGATGTAAAAGCAATTGAAGCTGCACCAAGCCGCACACTGGCTTTAGTGACCCGTAAAAGCACACCATTACAAAGCGAGTTTGATGTGATCTTGCAAATTCTGCAAAAAATCACAGCTCATTTATCGTAATAA
This window harbors:
- a CDS encoding SRPBCC domain-containing protein, coding for METLSYNIKIYATPEKVWEVLWTPESYQAWTKFFACDSTMTTDWKVGGKTYFGDGKGNGMISTIESIDEPKEIVFKHLGMIENGKEDLESEAVKSWAGALEKYMLFDFNGETQLHVEVDIQPEHVEFMNKGFDQGLAMVKHLAEK
- the rubB gene encoding rubredoxin reductase RubB, with the translated sequence MHPIVIIGSGMAGYTVAREFRKLSPEQELVMICADDAVNYAKPTLSNAFAGNKAPEQIALGDATKMATQLNMRIDADTWVKAINAESHELTLEKNGQTITQPYSKLVLAVGANPIRLAIAGDGSDDIHVVNSLVDYRIFRENLAKRKDKRVVILGAGLIGCEFANDLLHSQYDVTVIDLAPQPLGRLLPNHVAEAFKTNLEQAGIKFALSTTVEKVTKINNGEDYEVTLANGKTLVADIVLSAIGLQPNISLAKAADIQTSRGIITNTLLETNQADIYAVGDCAEVNGTLLPYVMPIMQQARALAKTLSGQSTAVHYPAMPVAVKTPAAPLTVLPAPLNVDVNWETEEFDDGMLAKAADGEGTLRGFVLLGATAGKQRLTLTKLVPDLIPAQV
- the estB gene encoding esterase EstB is translated as MNSALQFNVSPYASFMQETKVTLGNGIELHVEMGGNPEHPTILLIMGLGAQMLFWPDFFCKALIDQGFRVVRFDNRDIGLSSKIRNKGKRLNTMKLMSRFMFGLRNEGAPYTLYDMADDVAMLIDQLGIEKAYIIGASMGGMISQIVAAKYPEKVEKIGLLFTSNNQPFLPPPFPKQLFSLLGKPEGHDEETIINHSLNVFRIIGSPGYVNPVESIQTIRKLYRRSFYPAGVLQQFLAILCTGSLLPLNKTITQPTLVVHGSKDRLLPPSHGKAVAKAISGAKFELIQGMGHDIPAHFIPQLSGLFAHHFRSSH
- the rubA gene encoding rubredoxin RubA gives rise to the protein MKKYQCIVCGWIYDEAEGWPQDGIAAGTKWEDIPDDWTCPDCGVSKADFEMIEI
- the oxyR gene encoding LysR family transcriptional regulator OxyR, which produces MAALPSLRQLSYLVTLSETLHFTEAARRSFVTQSTLSGGIMELERLLGGVLVERDRQNVRLTPLGEQVVARARVLLADAQDLMRLSREMSEPLTGDLHLGIIPTIAPFILTQLLDEVHQQLPKIQLHLHEAQSEKIVEKLEHGNLDMIVLALPFDTRSLKVSEIAKENLFLVYNKKDTNAANANSLDDLDLSRLMLLEEGHCLRDHALSACPVGERKNDHRLKASSLPTLVEMVSSDLGFTLLPEIALKNSMIHFNEDIDVKAIEAAPSRTLALVTRKSTPLQSEFDVILQILQKITAHLS